The genomic DNA GCCCGGCACGCCGGTCACCGACTCCACTTCTGCCGCGGCCTGCACTCCCGTGAGCTTCCCCAAGGGAACCACCTGGACGTGGGACCTCGAGAACAGCTCCATTCCCACCAACCTCAATGCCCAGGTCTACGTCGTCGACCTCTACGACACCACCGCCGCGAAGATTCAGCAGTACAAGAGCGCCGGTAAGAAGGTCGTCTGCTATTTCAGCGCGGGCACCTATGAGAACTGGCGAGGCGATGCCAACCAGTTCCCCCAGGACACCTATTGCAGCCCCGGGGAAAACTGCGCTCAATCCGTCCATATCCTGGGGGACTGGTGCCAGGCCGGCGGAAGCTGCGAGTGGTGGCTGGACCACCGGAAGCCCGCGGTGCGGACCGTGATGGAAGCGCGGCTGCAACTGGCGCGTGACAAGGGCTGCGACGCGGTCGAGCCGGACAACGTCGATGCCTACTCGCACGATTCGGAGATTTCCTGCACCGACCAGGCCTGCTGGGGAATCACAGCGGCCGATCAACTCGCCTACAACCGCTGGTTGGCCGATACCGCGCACGCCAAGTGTCTGGCTATCGCGCTCAAGAACGACATCGACCAGGTCTCCCAGCTCGCCTCGTCCTTCGACTTCGCCATCAACGAGGAGTGCCAGCGCTACAAGGAGTGCGGCGTCTACAAGAACTCCTTCGTGGCGCAGAACAAGGCGGTCTTCAATGCCGAGTACCGCGAGGACGCCGGGGGCGATGTCATCAACTGGACGTCCTGCACGGGAACCCAGGCGACGTGCGCCTGCGGCGAGAGCGGCTTCGCCCAGGGTGACATGAGGACCCTGGTCTACAAGACCTCGGCGGTGCGCTACAACAACATCGGCATCACCTGCTGGTAGCAGCAGGCCCGACTCAGGCCGCCGCGCTCGCGGGGGCCGAGTCCTCATCGAGGTTCGGGCCGAGCCACCGCGCCGCTTCGTCGAACGTCATGCCCTTGCGGCGCGCGTAGTCCTGCACCTGGTCGCGGCCAATCTTCCCCAGGCCGAAGTACTTCGCCTCGGGATGGTTGAAATAGAAGCCGCTCACGCTGCTGGCCGGCGTCATCGCGAAGCTCTCCGTCAGGGAGACTCCGGTGGCCCCCGTGGCGTTGAGCAACGCGAAGAGCGTGCCCTTCTCCGTGTGCTCCGGACACGCGGGGTAGCCCGGCGCCGGACGGATGCCCCGGTACTGCTCGCGGATGAGCTGCTCGTTGGTGAGGTCCTCCTCCTTGCCAAAGCCACAGAACTCGCGGGCCCGCTTGTGCATCAACTCCGCCATCGCCTCGGCGAGCCGGTCTCCCAGCGCCTGCACCATGATGGCGGAGTAGTCATCGTGCTTCGCGCGGAAGCTCTCGGCGAACTCCTCCACGCCCAAGCCCGCCGTCACCACGAAGCCCCCACAGTAGTCGAGCCGGCCGCTCTCCTTCGGTGCCACGAAATCGGCCAGACAGAGGTGGGGCTGCCCCTCATGCTTCTCCGCCTGCTGGCGCAGCATGCGCAGATGTCCCAGCACCTTCGTGCGGGACTCATCGGTGTACAGCTCGACGTCGTCCCCCACCCCATTGCAGGGCCAGAAGCCCAGCACCGCCCGCGCGGTGAAGCGCTTCTCATCGACGATGCGCTTGAGCATCACCCGCGCGTCCTCGTACAGCCTGCGCGCCTCGGCGCCGACGGTGGCGTCCTCCAGGATGCGCGGGAAGGCGCCGTACAACTCCCAGGCGTTGAAGAAGGGCCCCCAGTCGATGAAGGGCACCACCTCGCTCAGCGGCACATCGTCGAACACCTTCGCGCCGAGGAACGCGGGCCGGGGAATGTCGACCCGCGCCCAGTCGTACATGGCCCGGCGCGCGCGCGCCTCCTCCAACGGCAGGAGCTTGCGCTGCACCTTGCGCGCGGCGAAGTCATCCCGCGCCCGGCGCTGCTTCTCCGTCACCTCCGCGAGGAAGTTCGGCTTCTGCTCGGGAGACATCAGCGCGCTCACCACGTTCACCACGCGCGAGGCATCGAGCACGTGGACCACGCCCGGCTCGTACTCGGGCGCGATCTTCACCGAGGTGTGGGGCTGGCTCGTGGTGGCGCCACCAATGAGGAGCGGCACGTCGAACCGCAGGCGCATCATCTCCTTGGCGACGTTCACCATCTCGTCCAGCGACGGCGTGATGAGGCCCGACAGTCCGATGACGTCGACCCCCTGCTCCTTCGCCGTGGTGAGGATCTTCTCACACGAGACCATCACCCCCAGGTCGATGACCTCGTAGTTGTTGCAGGCCAGCACCACGCCCACGATGTTCTTGCCGATGTCGTGCACGTCGCCCTTCACCGTGGCGAGCAGCACCTTGCCCTGCGTGCGCGCCGTCCCTCCGGCCTCCACCTGGCGCCGCTTCTCCTCCTCCATGTAGGGCGTCAGCCAGGCCACCGCGCGCTTCATCACGCGCGCCGACTTCACCACCTGCGGCAGGAACATCTTGCCCGCGCCAAAGAGGTCGCCCACTACGCGCATGCCGTCCATCAACGGCCCCTCGATGATGTCGAGCGGCCGCTTGTACAACAGCCGCGCCTCCTCGGTGTCCGCGTCGATGAAGGCGTCGATGCCCTTGACCAGCGCGTGCGACAGCCGCTCGGCCACCGGCGCCTTGCGCCAGGCGAGGTCTTCCTTGACCTCCAGCTTCGAGCCTCCGCCGTCCCGCGCCTTCATCTCGTCGGCCAGGGCGATCAGCCGGTCGGTCGCGTCGGGGCGGCGGTTGAGCAGCACGTCCTCGACGCACGCGAGCAAGTCCTTGGGAATCTCCTCGTACACGCCCAGCATGCCGGCGTTGACGATCCCCATGTCCATGCCCGCGGCGACGCCATGGAAGAGGAAGGCGGCGTGAATCGCCTCGCGCACCGGGTTGTTGCCCCGGAACGAGAAGGACACGTTCGACACGCCACCCGACACCTTCGCGTACGGCAGCGTGGCCTTGATGATGCGCGTGGCCTCGAAGAAGTCGACGGCGTAGTTGTTGTGCTCCTCAATGCCCGTGGCGACGGTGAGGATGTTGGGATCGAAGATGATGTCTTCCGGGGGGAAGCCCGCCTGATCCACCAACAACCGGTACGCCCGCGTGCAGATGCGCACCTTGTCATCGCGCGTGGCGGCCTGCCCCTGCTCATCGAAGGCCATCACCACGGCCGCGGCGCCATAGCGCCGGATGAGGCGTGCCCGGCGAAGGAACTCGGCCTCTCCGTCCTTGAGCGAGATGGAGTTGACGATCCCCTTGCCCTGAACGCACTTGAGACCGGCCTCCAGCACGCTCCACTTCGACGAGTCGAGCATCAACGGCACGCGGGAGATTTCCGGCTCGGCGGCGATGAGGTTCAGGAACTTCACCATCGTCGCTTCGCCGTCGATGAGGGCCTCGTCGACGTTGATGTCGAGGATGTTCGCGCCCGACTCCACCTGCTGCCGCGCGATGGAAAGGCAAGCGTCCCAGTCACCGGCCTTGAGGGCCTTGGCGAACTTCGGAGAGCCAGTGATGTTGGTGCGCTCGCCAACGATCTGGAAGCGCGAAGCCTGGTTCGTCACGGCGGGGTCTTCTTTCTCCGGATCACGGAACGAGGAGCGGTTCGAGACCACTCAAGCGCATGGTGTGGGTGGGCGGGAGCGAGGCGCGCTTCGCGAAGGGATACACGGCGGCGGCGATGGCGGCGATGTGCTCCGGCGTCGAGCCACAACAGCCACCCACCATGTTCACCCAGCCCTGCCGGGCGAAGTCGCTCACCGCCCGGGCCATGTCCGCGGGCGACTCGTCATAGCCACCAAACGCATTGGGCAGGCCCGCGTTGGGGTAGCAGGTGACGTGGCACTCGGCGACTCCCGAGAGTTCCTGCAGATAGGGCCGCATGTCCTTGGCGCCCAGCGCACAGTTGATGCCCACGCTGAAGGGTTTGGCGTGCCGGATGGAATTGTAGAACGCGGTGATGGTCTGCCCCGACAGCGTGCGTCCCGACGCGTCGGTGATGGTGACGGACACCATGACGGGCACGCGGGTGCCGAGTTCCTCGAAGCAGCTGTCGATGGCGAAGAGCGCGGCCTTGGCGTTGAGCGTGTCGAAAATGGTCTCGACGAGCAGCACGTCCACCCCGGCCGACAGCATGGCGCGCACCTGCTCCGAGTAGGCGGCCACCACTTCATCCCAGTTCACCGCGCGGTAGTCCGGACGGTTGACGTCCGGCGACATCGACAGCGTGCGGTTCAACGGCCCGATGGCTCCGGCGACGAAGCAGCGGCGGCCCGGCGTGGCGGCCTCGGCGGCCAGCGCGGCCCGGCGGGCGCACCCCACCGCGGCCGCGTTCAGCTCCGGCACGATGGCCCCCAGGTCATAATCCGCCTGGGCGATGGAGGTGCTGCTGAACGTGTTGGTCTCCACCATGTCGGCGCCCGCGGCGAAGTAGCGCCCGTGGATCTCCTCGATGATGTCCGGCCGCGTGAGGCACAACAGATCGTTGTTGCCCTTGAGATCCTTCGGGTGCTCCCGGAAGAGCTCGCCCCGGAAGTCGGCCTCCGTGAGCGGATACGTCTGGATCATCGAGCCCATGGCGCCATCGAGCACGGCGATGCGCTGGGAGAACAACTGCTCGAGTTCCTGGGCGGTGTGCGCGGGTCGGATCATGAAGCACTCGTGCCAAGAGGTGACTTGCGAAGGGCGGCCGGTGCCGGGAGGGACTGCGACACGGCCCGGGTGCCCGTGAGAAGGAAGGCCTTGAATGGAGAGGCCACGTCTCGTGGCGCGGACACGAGCGTGGGCGCCTCGAGCCCGGCCGCGCGCATCGCGTCGCGCAACGCTTCCGGCTCGAAACCGAGGTGCCGGTGGCCCAGACTCGAGCGGACCCACTGCTCGTCATGGGGCAGCAGCTCGAGCACCACCATGCGCCCGCCCGGCTTGAGCAGCCGCGCGCCCTCGGTCAGCACGCGCTCGCACGACTCCACGTGGTGGAGGCTCTGCGAGAGCACCACCAGATCATAGGCCCCGCTCTTGAGCGGCAGCGCCTCGAGGTTGGCCTCGAGGAAGGTGATGTTGTGCAGGCCCAGGCGCTCGGCTTCGACGCGGGCCTTGTGCAACGCCGTCGCGCTGCGGTCGATGGCCGTGACGTGCCGGGCCCACCGCGCGAGTTCCACCGTCAGCACGCCGGTGCCACAGCCGAAGTCGACCAGGTCGAGCGGCGGCAGCAGGCTCGCCAGCGCGGCGGCCCACAGCCTCCACGACTGCCCGGGCTCGAGCAGCTTCTCGTTGAGCGTGTGCACGTCTTCCCGGCGCCGCAGCAGATCCGTCAGGCGGGCCAGGTCCCCGTGCTCGTCCGGCGCGTTCTTCGCGAGCCGGATGAGCGGCCAGAGGGGCGCCTTCTCGTCGACCACCAGCGAGTAGTAGGTGAAACCACCCTGCCGCTCCTCCCGGATGAGCTCCAGCGCCTTGAGCCGGGTCAGGTGGTGCGACACCGACGACTGCGCCACCCCCACCAGCGACACGACTTCCGACACGTTGAGACGAGCCTCGCCCACCAGCCGGAGAATGCGCAGCCGGGTCGGGTCTCCCAGGGTTTTGAAGGCTTCCGTGAGTTCCTGCATCTCGACATATGAAGATATATCGATACGCTCCAATTTTCAAGGAACAGGATGACTCGTGTCAGCGGCACGGTCCTCCGCGCCGGGGGACGGCGCGCCGCGACTCAGGTCCAGGTCGCGGCGCGACTCGCGGCTCGGGCCAGTTCCGCGACTTCGTCGGCCGAGAACCGCCGCGGCATCCGGGTGAGCGCGGGCAGCAGGTCTTCATCGGAGAGCACGCCGAAGGGGAAGGGTTGCTCCTTCACCGTCCACTGGGGCTCCACGAACACCAGCAGGCCCTGAACCCACAAGGAGGGCCGCCCGCTCGCCGCGAGCAAGCGCTCGTGGACGTAGAAGACCTGCTCCTCCAGCTTCTCCAGGTAGTTCTGCGGGAAGTTGTTCACCCGGATTCGCGAACCCGCCACCCACACCTTCCCGCTCACCCACTTGGTGTCGATGACGAAGACGCCGGCGGGCCCGATGACGAGGTGATCCACGTTCGAGCCCTGGGAACCCCGCCTCAGGTCATGAATGGCGGTCCATCCCTTCTCCCGGAGCGTATTGAGGAGCCCCCCGACATACTCCTCCCCCGCGGCCCCCTGCGCCCAGGCCTGCTCCATGGCGGTCTTCACCAATGTCCTGTCGGCGATGAGCCGCTCCTGTTCACGAGCGCTCTGCCCAGGCGCGCGCCGGGTACGGCTCTGCCGCGTTTTTTTCACACCTTGCATGGGTTTGCCCTCCCCGGATGTCGCCCCAGCAACCAGGCGACACCCCATGACCCATCCATCTTACGGAGACAGTCTGACACATCTGGGCACCCGCCCGGGTCGGTCCCGGATGTTAGATACGTCGCGTCATGGATGAGTCGAGGGACGAAACGGGTGGCAAGCCCCGGGAACCACACAAGAAACAGCCCCGGAGGGTGTCTCCACGCTATCTGGAGAATGCCGCGCTGCATTACCTCAAGCGGTACTCGGCGACGGTGAGTCAGCTCAAACGCGTGCTCCTGCGCCGGGTGGATCGCTCCCTGCGCGTGCACGGCGGCGAGCGCTCCGAGGCGATGGGCTGGGTGGATGCGCTCGCGGACAAGCTCGTGCGCAATGGGCTCATCAACGATCAGGCCTACGCCGAGACCAAGGCGCACTCATTGCGCGCCTCGGGCCGCAGCGCCCGGGTGATCGCCCAGAAGCTCAAGCTCAAGGGCGTGTCCCCGGACGTCGTGGCGCGGAAGGTGGCCCAGGCGACGCAGGAGGTGTCCGAGGAAGCCGCCGCGCGCATCTGGGCTCGCAAGAAGCGCCTGGGCCCCTTCCGGCGCGACGCGGGGACCCGGAAGGATCACCGACAGAAGGATCTCGCCGCCATGGCTCGCGCGGGCTTCCCGTTCGCCCTGGCGAAGAAGATCATCGATGGAACGGCCGACGAGGGATCCCCCGAGAACGAGTGAGCCGCCGCGATTCAGGCGTGTCTCTCCTCCGGGTTCACGGGTAGCTTCGCCCAGGTCCATACTGGACACATGCCCGAATCATCCCCCGCGCGCCCGGTCGACGCCGGCGAGCGGGTCCTCCTGCTCGATGTCCTGCGCGGCTTCGCTCTTGGCGGAGTGTTCGTCTCCAATGCCTACATGCATCTGAGCGGCAA from Melittangium boletus DSM 14713 includes the following:
- a CDS encoding nuclease-related domain-containing protein; this translates as MQGVKKTRQSRTRRAPGQSAREQERLIADRTLVKTAMEQAWAQGAAGEEYVGGLLNTLREKGWTAIHDLRRGSQGSNVDHLVIGPAGVFVIDTKWVSGKVWVAGSRIRVNNFPQNYLEKLEEQVFYVHERLLAASGRPSLWVQGLLVFVEPQWTVKEQPFPFGVLSDEDLLPALTRMPRRFSADEVAELARAASRAATWT
- the metH gene encoding methionine synthase — translated: MTNQASRFQIVGERTNITGSPKFAKALKAGDWDACLSIARQQVESGANILDINVDEALIDGEATMVKFLNLIAAEPEISRVPLMLDSSKWSVLEAGLKCVQGKGIVNSISLKDGEAEFLRRARLIRRYGAAAVVMAFDEQGQAATRDDKVRICTRAYRLLVDQAGFPPEDIIFDPNILTVATGIEEHNNYAVDFFEATRIIKATLPYAKVSGGVSNVSFSFRGNNPVREAIHAAFLFHGVAAGMDMGIVNAGMLGVYEEIPKDLLACVEDVLLNRRPDATDRLIALADEMKARDGGGSKLEVKEDLAWRKAPVAERLSHALVKGIDAFIDADTEEARLLYKRPLDIIEGPLMDGMRVVGDLFGAGKMFLPQVVKSARVMKRAVAWLTPYMEEEKRRQVEAGGTARTQGKVLLATVKGDVHDIGKNIVGVVLACNNYEVIDLGVMVSCEKILTTAKEQGVDVIGLSGLITPSLDEMVNVAKEMMRLRFDVPLLIGGATTSQPHTSVKIAPEYEPGVVHVLDASRVVNVVSALMSPEQKPNFLAEVTEKQRRARDDFAARKVQRKLLPLEEARARRAMYDWARVDIPRPAFLGAKVFDDVPLSEVVPFIDWGPFFNAWELYGAFPRILEDATVGAEARRLYEDARVMLKRIVDEKRFTARAVLGFWPCNGVGDDVELYTDESRTKVLGHLRMLRQQAEKHEGQPHLCLADFVAPKESGRLDYCGGFVVTAGLGVEEFAESFRAKHDDYSAIMVQALGDRLAEAMAELMHKRAREFCGFGKEEDLTNEQLIREQYRGIRPAPGYPACPEHTEKGTLFALLNATGATGVSLTESFAMTPASSVSGFYFNHPEAKYFGLGKIGRDQVQDYARRKGMTFDEAARWLGPNLDEDSAPASAAA
- a CDS encoding regulatory protein RecX yields the protein MDESRDETGGKPREPHKKQPRRVSPRYLENAALHYLKRYSATVSQLKRVLLRRVDRSLRVHGGERSEAMGWVDALADKLVRNGLINDQAYAETKAHSLRASGRSARVIAQKLKLKGVSPDVVARKVAQATQEVSEEAAARIWARKKRLGPFRRDAGTRKDHRQKDLAAMARAGFPFALAKKIIDGTADEGSPENE
- a CDS encoding homocysteine S-methyltransferase family protein, yielding MIRPAHTAQELEQLFSQRIAVLDGAMGSMIQTYPLTEADFRGELFREHPKDLKGNNDLLCLTRPDIIEEIHGRYFAAGADMVETNTFSSTSIAQADYDLGAIVPELNAAAVGCARRAALAAEAATPGRRCFVAGAIGPLNRTLSMSPDVNRPDYRAVNWDEVVAAYSEQVRAMLSAGVDVLLVETIFDTLNAKAALFAIDSCFEELGTRVPVMVSVTITDASGRTLSGQTITAFYNSIRHAKPFSVGINCALGAKDMRPYLQELSGVAECHVTCYPNAGLPNAFGGYDESPADMARAVSDFARQGWVNMVGGCCGSTPEHIAAIAAAVYPFAKRASLPPTHTMRLSGLEPLLVP
- a CDS encoding ArsR/SmtB family transcription factor, with the translated sequence MQELTEAFKTLGDPTRLRILRLVGEARLNVSEVVSLVGVAQSSVSHHLTRLKALELIREERQGGFTYYSLVVDEKAPLWPLIRLAKNAPDEHGDLARLTDLLRRREDVHTLNEKLLEPGQSWRLWAAALASLLPPLDLVDFGCGTGVLTVELARWARHVTAIDRSATALHKARVEAERLGLHNITFLEANLEALPLKSGAYDLVVLSQSLHHVESCERVLTEGARLLKPGGRMVVLELLPHDEQWVRSSLGHRHLGFEPEALRDAMRAAGLEAPTLVSAPRDVASPFKAFLLTGTRAVSQSLPAPAALRKSPLGTSAS
- a CDS encoding endo alpha-1,4 polygalactosaminidase, with translation MSKKFAWLTPWLSVLLCGCMAQDMEEPGTPVTDSTSAAACTPVSFPKGTTWTWDLENSSIPTNLNAQVYVVDLYDTTAAKIQQYKSAGKKVVCYFSAGTYENWRGDANQFPQDTYCSPGENCAQSVHILGDWCQAGGSCEWWLDHRKPAVRTVMEARLQLARDKGCDAVEPDNVDAYSHDSEISCTDQACWGITAADQLAYNRWLADTAHAKCLAIALKNDIDQVSQLASSFDFAINEECQRYKECGVYKNSFVAQNKAVFNAEYREDAGGDVINWTSCTGTQATCACGESGFAQGDMRTLVYKTSAVRYNNIGITCW